Proteins from a single region of Canis aureus isolate CA01 chromosome 26, VMU_Caureus_v.1.0, whole genome shotgun sequence:
- the LOC144298758 gene encoding uncharacterized protein LOC144298758: MAYTILKVHRKRLLKLPLEGLREFLQDSLAQPWALEDEAVLRHLRASMTQLRRMRCDLPPPRWAQGPGPSRLGLLGPPTGDRAPGAPVLISGALLFCSSLGDPRPGLGARAPTAGPGHQCGGLSTGSGQGATREP; this comes from the exons ATGGCCTACACCATCCTCAAGGTGCACAGGA AGCGCCTCCTGAAGCTGCCCCTGGAAGGGCTCCGGGAGTTCCTCCAGGACtctctggcccagccctgggccctggaggacGAGGCGGTGCTCAGACACCTTCGGGCCTCCATGACTCAGCTCCGGAGGATGCGGTGCGACCTGCCCCCCCCCAGGTGGGCTCAGGGCCCTGGTCCCTCCCGACTCGGCCTGCTGGGGCCACCCACAGGGGAcagagcccccggggcccccgtcCTCATCTCTGGggctctcctcttctgctccagcctcggggaccccaggccagggctgggcgCGCGGGCACCCACTGCAGGGCCCGGGCACCAGTGTGGGGGGCTGAGCACAGGGTCAGGCCAGGGGGCCACGCGGGAGCCATGA